Proteins encoded within one genomic window of Haematobia irritans isolate KBUSLIRL chromosome 5, ASM5000362v1, whole genome shotgun sequence:
- the LOC142241147 gene encoding uncharacterized protein LOC142241147, producing MVHSRRETSRQRRSSSIGENSRVSATPGVYRCKLCKKFHPLKVCPKFLWMTPKERKNLVLKEVYCINCLARSHRFRDCRSANMCRKCGRPHHTLLHASYLQDGSNQRNLNESSNRQRNRNMQKSKQTIKNRQDINNRSNNSESATLQSNQNQQILSEAIRALASVLCSNQK from the exons ATGGTCCATTCGAGAAGAGAAACCTCGAGGCAGAGACGATCATCTTCAATTGGAGAGAATTCAAG AGTCTCAGCAACGCCAGGCGTATATAGATGCAAACTCTGTAAAAAGTTCCATCCATTAAAAGTGTGCCCAAAATTCTTGTGGATGACGCCAAAAGAAAGGAAAAATCTTGTGCTCAAAGAAGTCTATTGCATAAACTGTCTGGCACGAAGCCACAGATTCCGGGACTGTAGATCAGCAAACATGTGCCGAAAATGCGGAAGACCACACCACACACTACTTCACGCCAGCTACCTTCAGGATGGAAGCAACCAACGAAATTTGAATGAATCCAGTAATCGGCAACGCAACCGAAATATGCAAAAGAGCAAACAAACCATCAAGAATCGGCAAGACATCAACAACCGCAGCAACAACTCAGAATCAGCCACATTGCAATCAAACCAAAACCAACAAATACTTTCAGAAGCGATTCGAGCACTCGCCTCGGTCTTATGTTCCAATCAGAAATAA